One region of Caldivirga sp. genomic DNA includes:
- a CDS encoding galactitol-1-phosphate 5-dehydrogenase, which yields MKALVWTAVGKMEIKDVPKPIPQPGWVIMRVKYTGVCGSDIGGFLGKNELRRPPLIMGHEFTGIVEEAGPGVPREYVGKLFTVNPIIGCGHCRYCRSGLKNLCLMRKIIGIDYPGAYAEYVAVPADNLYPVSDPVKGALAEPLATSLRAVRLSGVSLGDSVLVIGAGPVGSLAIKLLNAGGIKDITAVDINAHRLEWARRWGASRTLNATGEEALKAIKELYPEGVDAVIDAVGSTDTRRLAINTVRRGGRVVFVGLHDNEVSIPGNLIVRSEIEIKGSFSYTDEDFRRAVNIIESGLLDPREGWVDVRPLERGQETFTELAGAETRYVKVMLTPGE from the coding sequence ATGAAGGCTCTTGTTTGGACTGCTGTAGGTAAGATGGAGATTAAGGATGTTCCTAAGCCAATTCCCCAACCGGGCTGGGTCATCATGAGGGTTAAGTACACTGGGGTATGTGGCTCAGACATTGGTGGATTCCTAGGTAAGAACGAGCTTCGTAGGCCACCGTTAATAATGGGTCATGAATTCACAGGCATTGTTGAGGAGGCTGGGCCAGGGGTGCCTAGGGAGTACGTTGGCAAACTCTTCACCGTTAACCCAATAATTGGATGCGGCCACTGCAGGTATTGTAGAAGTGGGCTAAAGAACCTATGCCTAATGAGGAAGATAATAGGCATTGATTACCCAGGAGCATACGCTGAATACGTTGCAGTACCAGCAGATAACCTATACCCTGTAAGTGACCCAGTTAAAGGTGCCTTAGCTGAGCCCTTAGCCACCTCTCTAAGGGCCGTTAGGCTATCGGGGGTTAGCCTAGGGGATTCAGTGCTGGTTATTGGTGCTGGCCCAGTGGGTTCACTAGCTATTAAGCTTCTTAACGCAGGCGGCATTAAGGATATTACTGCAGTTGACATTAACGCCCATAGGCTTGAGTGGGCTAGGAGGTGGGGTGCTTCAAGAACCCTAAACGCTACTGGTGAGGAGGCATTAAAGGCCATTAAGGAACTTTACCCTGAGGGGGTTGATGCCGTTATTGATGCTGTTGGGTCAACTGATACTAGGAGACTGGCCATTAATACTGTACGTAGGGGTGGTAGGGTAGTGTTCGTTGGTTTACACGATAATGAAGTCTCAATACCGGGTAACTTAATTGTTAGGAGTGAAATAGAGATTAAGGGATCCTTCTCCTACACTGATGAGGATTTCCGCAGGGCCGTGAATATTATTGAGTCTGGGTTACTTGACCCAAGGGAGGGGTGGGTTGATGTTAGGCCTCTTGAGAGGGGTCAGGAAACCTTCACTGAGTTGGCTGGAGCCGAGACAAGGTATGTTAAGGTAATGTTAACTCCCGGTGAGTAG
- a CDS encoding DUF2175 domain-containing protein, which produces MSIKQAQGRTWKCYFCGSEIVEGQRFTFTSRGPIHWGCFRVEVANAFNNRIPEDIEVLLELVDYLNEGIVKIKEGEYRVNGDLQQSLINRRKMLEAEAAKLMKELSTLAQSKYNVAI; this is translated from the coding sequence ATGTCAATTAAGCAGGCTCAGGGGAGGACTTGGAAATGCTACTTCTGTGGTTCCGAAATAGTGGAGGGTCAGAGGTTTACCTTCACCAGTAGGGGGCCTATTCACTGGGGCTGCTTCAGGGTTGAGGTGGCTAATGCTTTCAACAATAGGATACCTGAGGATATTGAAGTACTACTTGAGTTGGTGGATTACCTCAACGAGGGTATTGTTAAGATTAAGGAGGGTGAATATAGGGTTAATGGTGATCTTCAGCAGTCATTAATCAACAGGAGGAAGATGCTTGAGGCTGAGGCGGCCAAGCTAATGAAGGAGTTAAGCACTCTGGCGCAGAGCAAGTACAATGTAGCGATTTAG
- a CDS encoding alpha-L-rhamnosidase codes for MVHGLRIADARVEFTVNPLGIDERNPRFSWILEHEERGQYQSAYRVIVSSSIENAAKGIGDVWDSGKVNSRDQVVKYNGPSLSSFTRYYWRVKAWDSNGVEGDWSDVQWFETAVLKPEEWVGKWIGGGQLLRRSFRVEGNVVEARVYVTGLGYYELRINGERVGDRALDPPWSEYDKTVYYSVYDVTNLVKSGENTIGLILGRGRYGPVSPNRAQIPGLKYYDEPKASAMIRIRLSDGSIVVIATDESWKCLGKGPILYDDIYNGFRYDARLEPYGWDKVGFDDSNWVQCSVVKPPGGRLRSTATIPGTKVKGTLKPREYYNPRPGVHVFDFGQNITGWVRLRVRGSSGVEVKVRHSEVINPDGSLNVENIRGAEATDTYILSGRGVEVLEPKFTFHGFRYAEVTGYPGVPSIDDVEAVIVQTDFEPTGSIATSSKIINDIHRITWWSLRANLLNGIQTDCPQRDERMGWLGDAWLSSDSAVLNFNMVKYYEKFIRDIIDSQRDDGSIPDTVPPYWNTYPADPAWGTALIYIPWLLYVHYGDVEILEEAYEAMKKWWNFLNSRVKDNILYFSKYGEWVPPGRVFSVEYCPPEILSTWILYRDTVTLAQVAKVLGHGEDSSFFTKRAEEIRDAFNKLFLTEHGYYSKYTAPDGTVRMLGGSQTCNALPLYLDMVPGNRASDLAKALAHNIEADWDRHLVVGIFGAKYVPEVLVKYGYVDLAYRAVTQESYPSWGYMIKEGATTLWERWEKLTGAGMNSHNHHMFGSIDAWFYRNLAGLVALEPGFSRILIKPNIPSGLRHCSASLYTVRGLASVEWSKADNELVVTVTVPVNSTAEVHLPKFGESTVVKEGDKVLWSEGKVTETSAGVLSVKDTGDHVVIEVGSGRYVLTVKTIN; via the coding sequence ATGGTTCATGGCTTAAGAATCGCAGATGCTAGGGTTGAATTCACGGTTAACCCCCTTGGTATTGATGAGCGTAATCCCAGGTTCTCCTGGATCCTTGAGCATGAGGAGAGGGGTCAGTATCAATCGGCCTATAGGGTAATAGTGAGCAGTAGCATTGAGAATGCGGCTAAGGGTATTGGGGATGTGTGGGATAGTGGTAAGGTTAATTCAAGGGATCAGGTTGTAAAGTATAATGGGCCATCCTTAAGCAGTTTCACGAGGTACTACTGGAGGGTTAAGGCATGGGACTCAAATGGTGTTGAGGGGGATTGGAGTGATGTTCAGTGGTTTGAAACTGCAGTACTTAAGCCTGAGGAGTGGGTTGGTAAATGGATTGGTGGAGGTCAATTACTGAGGAGGAGCTTCAGGGTTGAGGGTAATGTGGTTGAGGCTAGGGTTTACGTAACTGGCCTAGGGTACTATGAGCTTAGGATAAACGGTGAGAGAGTTGGGGATAGGGCCCTTGACCCACCTTGGAGTGAGTACGATAAGACCGTTTACTACAGCGTATATGATGTAACGAACCTGGTTAAGAGTGGGGAAAACACCATTGGCCTAATACTCGGTAGGGGGAGGTATGGGCCTGTTTCACCTAATCGTGCGCAAATCCCAGGCCTTAAATACTATGATGAACCTAAGGCAAGCGCCATGATTAGGATAAGGCTGAGTGATGGATCAATTGTGGTTATTGCAACTGATGAGTCATGGAAATGCTTAGGCAAGGGACCTATACTTTACGATGATATATACAATGGGTTCAGGTATGATGCTAGACTGGAGCCTTACGGTTGGGATAAGGTAGGCTTCGATGACTCTAATTGGGTACAATGCAGTGTAGTTAAGCCACCGGGTGGTAGGCTTAGGTCCACGGCTACAATACCTGGAACTAAGGTTAAAGGCACCTTAAAGCCCAGGGAATACTACAATCCAAGGCCAGGGGTTCACGTGTTTGACTTCGGCCAAAACATAACCGGCTGGGTTAGGTTAAGGGTTAGGGGAAGTAGTGGTGTAGAGGTTAAGGTTAGGCATAGTGAGGTTATTAACCCAGATGGTTCACTCAACGTTGAAAACATACGTGGTGCTGAGGCTACTGACACATATATATTAAGCGGTAGGGGCGTTGAGGTTCTTGAACCTAAATTCACCTTCCATGGCTTCAGGTACGCTGAGGTAACTGGTTACCCAGGTGTGCCTTCTATTGATGATGTTGAGGCTGTTATTGTTCAAACCGATTTTGAGCCAACTGGGTCAATAGCTACGTCGAGTAAAATAATAAATGATATTCATAGGATCACTTGGTGGAGCCTAAGGGCTAACCTACTTAATGGTATTCAAACAGACTGCCCACAGAGGGATGAACGCATGGGTTGGCTTGGGGATGCTTGGTTATCCTCAGACTCAGCAGTACTTAACTTCAACATGGTTAAGTACTACGAGAAGTTCATTAGGGATATTATAGATTCGCAAAGGGACGACGGCTCAATACCTGATACTGTACCACCATACTGGAACACTTACCCAGCGGATCCAGCTTGGGGAACAGCCCTCATTTACATTCCCTGGCTACTTTACGTGCATTATGGTGATGTTGAAATCCTTGAGGAAGCCTATGAGGCCATGAAGAAGTGGTGGAATTTCCTGAACTCGAGGGTTAAGGACAATATACTTTACTTCAGTAAGTATGGTGAATGGGTACCACCTGGTAGGGTTTTCTCAGTGGAGTATTGCCCACCTGAAATATTATCAACGTGGATACTCTATAGGGATACGGTGACCTTGGCTCAAGTAGCCAAGGTACTTGGCCATGGTGAGGACTCCAGCTTCTTCACTAAGAGGGCTGAGGAAATTAGGGATGCCTTCAATAAGTTATTCCTAACGGAGCACGGCTACTACTCAAAGTACACGGCTCCTGATGGCACAGTTAGGATGCTTGGTGGTTCACAGACATGCAACGCACTACCCCTGTACCTAGACATGGTTCCTGGTAATAGGGCTAGTGACTTAGCTAAGGCCTTGGCTCATAACATTGAGGCGGACTGGGACAGGCACCTGGTGGTGGGCATATTTGGGGCTAAGTATGTGCCTGAGGTGCTGGTTAAGTATGGTTACGTTGACTTAGCCTATAGGGCTGTGACCCAGGAATCATATCCAAGTTGGGGCTACATGATTAAGGAGGGTGCAACCACACTTTGGGAGAGGTGGGAGAAGCTAACTGGCGCCGGCATGAATTCTCATAATCACCACATGTTTGGAAGCATTGATGCTTGGTTTTACAGGAATCTAGCGGGGTTAGTTGCACTGGAGCCAGGCTTTTCAAGAATATTAATTAAGCCAAACATACCCAGTGGGTTAAGGCACTGTTCAGCATCATTATACACGGTTAGGGGACTCGCCTCAGTTGAGTGGAGTAAGGCTGATAATGAACTAGTTGTTACAGTTACCGTGCCTGTTAATTCAACAGCTGAGGTTCACTTACCTAAATTTGGTGAATCAACAGTGGTGAAGGAGGGTGATAAGGTACTTTGGAGTGAAGGTAAGGTAACTGAGACTAGCGCCGGTGTATTATCGGTTAAGGACACTGGCGACCACGTAGTCATTGAGGTTGGTTCAGGAAGATACGTACTCACTGTTAAAACTATTAACTAA
- the rqcH gene encoding ribosome rescue protein RqcH, giving the protein MPVKKALNALDLVAIAAELNAALSGGRVIRVYRLGDSHYFKIRVSDVAYLIANPRRISQTWRIPQDLSPSPLRKFIEDCVINRFEANLDRVMSIDLNCGRLIIELIPPFNMVFTVNGNVKWLLHEYRSKDREIKVGSTYSEPPRRFLDPRFFDNLLKLIEDTGLSDEALAKGLGLGIDWAREVCVRSGCSDPVLAWGSIRSILEALHLGRLKPVIYTSPSYVSPIPLHSIKGEFREVESFNRAVDDYFTSIEVERVAEERVKGIEDEIARLESSIKELEDTVGKYLREAENLRRRGELIMSRLYEFSELHEALLRAYMTNKDSFRAKVRGIEYSGIKVIDYDPLRKTVKVTVNNNEVELTLGESPGETAAKYFEEAKRLEKKAKVAEAKLTELRSKVDELRSRINETTEETRATVRFVASREWFEKFRWFITSGGSPVLAGKDAGQNEALVKRYMNPWDLFLHADVQGGPVTVIKVTKGQEVNQQDLIEAAQYAAAYSKAWKLGANSIDVYYVKGEQVSKRAPSGEYLTKGGFMIYGQRGWVRGVELIISVGLRIDGDVVRLVSAPPTAAASLTNYYVTLKPGNGDRSEVAGRIKELFTKRYPEARQIPVEHIIEHVPGPSLIAESNAGNPIDWNTVKGVFSKVAG; this is encoded by the coding sequence GTGCCAGTTAAGAAGGCCCTTAATGCACTTGACTTAGTAGCCATAGCGGCTGAGCTTAACGCCGCACTAAGTGGTGGGAGGGTGATTAGGGTTTATAGGCTTGGTGACTCGCATTACTTTAAGATTAGGGTATCTGATGTAGCCTATCTTATCGCTAACCCAAGGAGAATTAGCCAAACCTGGAGGATACCTCAAGACTTATCCCCCAGCCCCCTTAGGAAGTTCATTGAGGACTGTGTAATAAATAGGTTTGAGGCTAACTTAGATAGGGTAATGAGTATTGATTTAAACTGTGGTAGACTCATCATTGAGTTAATACCACCCTTCAACATGGTGTTCACTGTTAATGGTAATGTTAAGTGGCTTCTACATGAGTATAGAAGTAAGGATAGGGAGATTAAGGTTGGGTCAACCTACAGTGAACCCCCGAGGAGGTTCCTGGATCCAAGGTTCTTCGATAATCTACTTAAGCTCATTGAGGATACAGGCTTAAGTGATGAAGCCTTAGCTAAGGGTCTTGGGTTAGGTATTGATTGGGCCAGGGAAGTTTGCGTAAGGTCTGGGTGCAGTGACCCAGTCCTAGCATGGGGGAGCATTAGGAGTATTCTTGAGGCCCTTCACCTAGGTAGGCTTAAGCCGGTCATATACACTTCACCATCATACGTATCCCCCATACCCCTCCATTCGATTAAGGGTGAGTTCAGGGAGGTTGAGAGCTTCAATAGGGCTGTTGACGATTACTTCACCTCAATTGAGGTTGAGAGGGTTGCTGAGGAGAGGGTTAAGGGTATTGAGGATGAGATTGCTAGGCTTGAGTCATCCATTAAGGAACTTGAGGATACGGTAGGCAAGTACCTAAGGGAGGCTGAGAACCTTAGGAGGAGGGGTGAGTTAATCATGAGTAGGCTCTACGAGTTCAGTGAATTGCATGAGGCACTACTGCGCGCCTACATGACTAATAAGGATTCATTCAGAGCTAAGGTTAGGGGCATTGAGTATAGTGGCATTAAGGTGATTGACTATGATCCATTAAGGAAGACTGTGAAGGTTACGGTTAATAATAATGAGGTTGAGTTAACATTAGGGGAGAGCCCTGGGGAAACAGCCGCCAAGTACTTTGAGGAGGCTAAGAGACTGGAGAAGAAGGCTAAGGTGGCTGAGGCTAAGTTAACTGAATTAAGAAGCAAGGTGGATGAATTAAGGAGTAGGATTAATGAGACCACTGAGGAGACTAGGGCAACTGTTAGGTTCGTGGCTAGTAGGGAGTGGTTTGAGAAGTTTAGGTGGTTCATAACCAGTGGTGGTTCACCAGTCCTAGCTGGTAAGGATGCTGGGCAGAATGAGGCGCTTGTGAAGAGGTACATGAATCCATGGGACCTCTTCCTGCATGCTGATGTTCAAGGCGGCCCAGTAACAGTAATTAAGGTGACTAAGGGTCAGGAGGTTAATCAACAGGACTTAATTGAAGCAGCCCAGTACGCTGCGGCTTACTCTAAGGCATGGAAGCTTGGGGCTAATTCAATAGACGTATACTATGTTAAGGGTGAGCAAGTTAGTAAGAGGGCACCTAGTGGTGAGTACTTAACTAAGGGTGGGTTCATGATCTATGGGCAAAGGGGGTGGGTTAGGGGTGTGGAGTTGATTATTAGCGTGGGTTTAAGGATTGACGGTGATGTGGTTAGACTTGTTTCAGCACCGCCAACAGCTGCCGCTTCATTGACCAATTACTATGTCACACTTAAGCCGGGCAATGGTGATAGGAGCGAGGTTGCCGGTAGGATTAAGGAGTTGTTCACTAAGAGGTATCCTGAGGCTAGGCAAATACCTGTGGAGCACATTATTGAACATGTGCCCGGCCCCTCATTAATAGCTGAGTCTAATGCAGGTAACCCAATTGATTGGAATACTGTTAAGGGGGTCTTCAGTAAGGTTGCTGGTTAA
- a CDS encoding ATP-binding protein codes for MKRVRLSFARGVEVGFVDRDLALKRVEYWAEHGMNVVHVVYGPEGCGKTAWLLQSVELLKELGFEVIYVNPINKEVLAEFGIRELRDELMRLVKDALSQNALTRLTWLAFDMAKELIKETRGKVAIIVDDAFQILGVKESAIYVKALLNLIEYPPEHYENIVTIAATSEGVSRHEIGHHRWANLRVMWNMTREGLKQLYEQIPGNKPNFDEVWRLTGGNPKLLSQLYETGWNTDEVISDVINRKELRAFAATLSSSERAWLWEAIDDPDALFTRERMGLLGKLTELNLVINDVPERKEFLWIDQPPAERDPELGIGNYVAWQTPLHREAVRRALQDVK; via the coding sequence GTGAAGAGGGTTAGGTTGAGTTTTGCCCGTGGTGTTGAGGTGGGCTTCGTTGATAGGGACCTTGCCCTTAAACGTGTAGAGTATTGGGCCGAGCATGGGATGAACGTAGTACACGTGGTTTATGGTCCTGAGGGCTGCGGCAAGACGGCTTGGCTCCTACAGTCCGTAGAACTCCTCAAGGAGTTAGGCTTCGAGGTTATTTACGTTAACCCGATTAATAAGGAGGTTCTTGCCGAGTTTGGTATCAGGGAGTTGAGGGATGAGTTAATGAGGCTTGTTAAGGATGCCTTAAGCCAAAACGCATTAACCAGGCTCACCTGGCTAGCCTTCGACATGGCTAAGGAATTGATTAAGGAAACCAGAGGCAAGGTGGCTATTATTGTTGATGACGCATTTCAAATACTTGGGGTGAAGGAATCAGCAATATATGTGAAAGCTCTACTAAACCTCATTGAGTACCCGCCCGAGCATTATGAAAATATCGTCACTATAGCAGCCACTAGTGAGGGTGTTTCGAGGCATGAAATTGGGCACCATAGGTGGGCGAATCTACGGGTAATGTGGAACATGACCAGGGAAGGGCTCAAGCAACTCTACGAACAAATACCCGGCAACAAACCAAACTTCGATGAGGTTTGGAGACTAACGGGAGGAAACCCAAAGCTGCTAAGCCAATTATATGAGACTGGTTGGAACACTGATGAGGTTATCAGCGATGTAATCAATAGGAAGGAGTTAAGGGCCTTTGCGGCAACCCTCTCAAGTAGCGAGAGGGCTTGGCTTTGGGAAGCCATCGATGACCCAGACGCGTTATTCACTAGGGAGAGGATGGGTCTCCTGGGCAAACTCACCGAACTAAACCTGGTGATAAACGACGTACCCGAGAGGAAGGAATTCCTCTGGATCGACCAACCACCGGCTGAGAGGGATCCTGAATTGGGTATCGGTAACTACGTTGCTTGGCAGACGCCATTGCATAGGGAGGCCGTTAGGAGGGCTCTTCAGGACGTTAAATAA
- the rhmD gene encoding L-rhamnonate dehydratase encodes MSNVEASIEPKRIKEVRAYVVKGGGADYHDQSSEHWILGYIATPISIYPEYRASRASWGINVLGSVVVEVESSDGEVGFGISTGGYPAAWIIENHLSRFVVGKRVGEVEKTWDQMFKATIYYGRRGIVMNAISAVDLALWDLMGKVRGLPVYDLLGGPVRDELTFYATGPRPDVAKSLGFIGGKLPLIHGPADGIEGLKENVRVFKEAREKVGDDFLLMYDCWMSLDLPYAQRLVSELKPYGLFWIEEPFIPDDYWSFGALADFAPPTLVASGEHESTLHGFRLLLELGKVNVIQPDITWVGGVTPMIKIAALAEAYGAWVIPHGSSVYGYHFIVTRVNSPFAEYIVTSPDATKVVPQFHPLLREEPIPQNGKVKLSRRPGFGVELNRELLVRPFKPT; translated from the coding sequence ATGAGTAATGTTGAGGCCTCAATTGAACCTAAGAGGATTAAGGAGGTTAGGGCATACGTGGTTAAGGGTGGTGGCGCTGATTACCATGACCAGTCCAGTGAACACTGGATACTGGGGTACATAGCAACCCCCATTTCAATATACCCTGAGTACAGGGCTAGTAGGGCTTCCTGGGGAATTAATGTACTGGGTTCAGTGGTTGTTGAGGTTGAGTCAAGTGACGGCGAGGTTGGATTCGGCATAAGCACTGGTGGTTACCCAGCTGCTTGGATAATTGAGAATCACCTATCCCGGTTCGTGGTTGGTAAGCGTGTTGGTGAGGTTGAGAAGACTTGGGATCAAATGTTCAAGGCTACAATATACTATGGAAGGAGGGGGATAGTTATGAACGCTATTTCAGCCGTGGATCTAGCTCTATGGGACCTAATGGGAAAGGTTAGGGGCTTACCGGTATATGACCTACTTGGTGGGCCTGTTAGGGACGAGTTGACCTTCTACGCCACCGGCCCTAGACCCGACGTGGCTAAGAGCCTTGGTTTCATAGGTGGTAAACTACCCTTAATTCATGGACCAGCCGACGGTATTGAGGGGTTGAAGGAGAACGTGAGGGTTTTCAAGGAGGCTAGGGAGAAGGTTGGTGATGACTTCCTGCTAATGTACGACTGCTGGATGAGCCTAGACTTACCCTACGCTCAAAGGCTCGTAAGTGAACTAAAGCCCTATGGCTTATTCTGGATTGAGGAACCCTTCATTCCTGATGATTACTGGTCCTTTGGGGCATTAGCCGATTTTGCCCCACCAACCCTAGTGGCTAGTGGTGAACATGAATCCACTTTGCATGGGTTTAGGCTACTTCTTGAGCTTGGTAAGGTTAACGTTATTCAACCAGACATAACGTGGGTTGGTGGTGTGACTCCAATGATTAAGATTGCCGCATTAGCCGAGGCCTATGGTGCATGGGTTATCCCACATGGATCAAGCGTATACGGTTACCACTTCATAGTGACTAGGGTTAATAGTCCATTCGCAGAGTACATAGTCACATCCCCAGACGCCACCAAGGTAGTTCCTCAATTCCACCCACTCCTAAGGGAGGAGCCTATTCCCCAGAATGGTAAGGTTAAGCTCAGTAGGAGACCAGGCTTCGGCGTCGAGTTGAATAGGGAATTACTGGTTAGGCCCTTTAAACCAACTTAA
- a CDS encoding chloride channel protein, which yields MNNISELPYYIKWFILGIIVGVVAGLSALTFYFTLKFMEYLFMVKLIAFKPPLPLGEGGSLNYVLNVRRPWLIPVSTALGGLLSGLIVYTWAPEAEGHGTDAAINAFHRLQGRIRRRIPPIKLIASAITIGSGGSAGREGPTAQLSAGIGSLIADLLGLSTEDRRIAVAVGIGAGIGSIFKAPMGGAILAAEVLYKRDMETKVIFPALVASAVGYSIFSSVVGFTPIFGYYTGVFNPLRLPLYAVLGIVDGLIAILYVKTFYFMHDSFKRWRISNYVKPVIGGLATGLIGLLMPEILGTGYGWVDLAEFNNVNAFTSLILMPPLMILILLPFLKIIATSFTIGSGGSGGVFAPGIVIGAFTGFDTWLLFHYLTPGLTPNPAPFVIVSMLALFGAAAKAPLAVMFMVIEMTGSYQLLPAAMMAVAIAYIVSGDYTIYRAQVPTRRDSPVHADEYSEPLLMEIKISECRLVREPIARADENASMVLNRMLRYRYTALPVIDNEDRFIGVISLYDVGGGKGRVSDYVKPIRYVTPDSTLYDAMSIMSEASITWAPVVNNGKLLGILTMENVNRAYTERLRKIKGLN from the coding sequence ATGAATAACATTAGTGAGTTACCGTATTATATCAAGTGGTTCATTCTAGGGATTATAGTTGGTGTGGTTGCTGGGTTATCGGCATTAACCTTCTACTTCACTTTGAAGTTCATGGAGTACTTATTCATGGTTAAGTTAATCGCCTTTAAACCACCCCTGCCTCTTGGGGAGGGTGGTTCATTAAACTATGTACTTAATGTAAGGAGACCATGGTTAATACCAGTGTCCACTGCCTTAGGTGGTTTACTTTCAGGCTTAATAGTGTATACCTGGGCCCCTGAGGCTGAGGGTCATGGAACCGATGCTGCAATTAACGCTTTCCATAGGCTTCAAGGCAGGATTAGGAGGAGGATACCACCCATTAAACTCATAGCATCAGCCATAACAATCGGGTCCGGCGGTAGTGCAGGTAGGGAGGGGCCCACGGCCCAGTTAAGTGCTGGTATTGGGTCACTTATAGCCGACCTATTGGGTTTATCCACTGAGGATAGGAGGATTGCCGTTGCTGTTGGTATTGGTGCCGGTATTGGTTCAATATTTAAGGCGCCCATGGGTGGTGCAATATTGGCGGCTGAGGTGCTTTATAAGAGGGATATGGAGACTAAGGTCATATTCCCAGCCCTAGTGGCGTCGGCTGTGGGTTACTCAATATTTAGCTCTGTTGTTGGCTTCACCCCAATATTCGGATACTACACCGGTGTCTTTAATCCATTAAGGCTACCATTGTATGCAGTGCTCGGTATAGTGGATGGATTAATAGCGATACTTTATGTGAAGACCTTCTACTTCATGCATGACTCATTCAAGAGGTGGAGGATTAGCAACTACGTGAAACCTGTGATTGGTGGTCTTGCCACCGGCTTAATAGGCTTACTAATGCCTGAAATACTAGGCACTGGTTATGGTTGGGTTGACTTAGCTGAGTTCAATAATGTTAATGCCTTCACATCATTGATACTAATGCCACCGCTTATGATTCTAATACTGTTACCATTCCTTAAGATAATTGCAACATCATTCACAATAGGTTCAGGCGGTAGTGGCGGTGTTTTCGCGCCCGGCATAGTTATAGGGGCATTCACAGGTTTTGACACATGGCTCCTCTTCCATTACTTAACACCAGGATTAACCCCTAATCCTGCACCATTCGTAATAGTTAGTATGCTTGCACTCTTTGGGGCTGCCGCTAAAGCCCCCTTGGCGGTAATGTTCATGGTTATTGAAATGACTGGTAGTTATCAACTACTGCCTGCCGCTATGATGGCCGTGGCAATAGCCTACATAGTATCCGGTGACTACACGATTTATAGGGCTCAAGTCCCAACTAGAAGGGACTCACCTGTCCATGCAGATGAGTACAGTGAACCACTACTAATGGAGATTAAGATTAGTGAATGCAGATTAGTTAGGGAACCTATTGCCCGAGCCGATGAGAACGCATCCATGGTGCTCAACAGGATGCTTAGGTATAGGTATACTGCATTGCCTGTTATTGATAATGAGGATAGGTTCATTGGTGTAATTAGCTTATACGATGTAGGTGGGGGTAAAGGTAGGGTTAGTGATTACGTAAAGCCAATACGCTACGTAACGCCTGACTCAACACTATACGATGCAATGAGCATAATGAGTGAGGCAAGCATAACGTGGGCACCAGTTGTTAATAATGGCAAACTCCTAGGGATACTAACCATGGAGAACGTAAATAGGGCTTACACTGAAAGATTGAGAAAAATTAAGGGGTTAAACTAA